A single window of Flavobacterium aestivum DNA harbors:
- a CDS encoding YceI family protein, whose protein sequence is MENTKWEIDPIHSAVHFKIKHLEIVTLTGTFNEIQGTVEAEENFENAEFSFSANVDSIDTNDQKRDAHLKSADFFDAEKFPKITFNSTKFKRTGDAIFELVGKFTIKGVTKPTILKIKYLGTNTDPWGNTKAGLQLKGKINRKDFGLVWNAAIETGGFLVGEEVKIKANIELFKK, encoded by the coding sequence ATGGAAAATACAAAATGGGAAATAGACCCAATACATTCAGCAGTACACTTCAAAATTAAACATCTCGAAATTGTAACTTTAACCGGAACCTTCAACGAGATTCAAGGAACCGTTGAAGCGGAAGAAAATTTTGAAAATGCGGAGTTTTCTTTTTCTGCAAATGTTGATTCCATCGATACTAATGACCAAAAAAGAGATGCTCATTTAAAAAGTGCCGATTTCTTTGATGCCGAGAAATTTCCAAAAATTACTTTCAACTCAACCAAATTTAAAAGAACTGGTGATGCTATTTTTGAATTAGTAGGTAAGTTTACCATTAAAGGAGTCACAAAACCAACCATTTTAAAAATAAAATATTTAGGCACCAACACAGATCCCTGGGGGAATACTAAGGCAGGTTTGCAACTGAAAGGAAAAATAAACAGAAAAGATTTTGGTCTGGTATGGAATGCTGCAATTGAAACCGGTGGTTTTTTAGTAGGCGAAGAAGTAAAAATAAAAGCCAATATTGAGCTATTCAAGAAATAA
- a CDS encoding cupin domain-containing protein — protein MKKNLSLITGGAFILFLFTFNATAQEWKNVNPKMNHVLADTTFLRATEITLEPGEKSDMHTHPAHFFYALTSGKLMIHYQDGKEESFVLEPGMAGVSAPERPHITENAGPVAVKFLLVELKEHPYVAAKNKKK, from the coding sequence ATGAAAAAAAACTTATCCCTTATTACTGGAGGCGCATTTATACTCTTCCTATTTACATTCAACGCTACGGCTCAAGAATGGAAAAATGTAAACCCAAAGATGAACCATGTTTTAGCAGACACGACTTTCTTGCGAGCGACAGAGATTACACTTGAGCCTGGAGAAAAAAGTGATATGCATACCCACCCAGCTCATTTCTTTTACGCACTTACCAGTGGAAAATTAATGATTCATTATCAAGACGGTAAAGAAGAATCATTTGTTCTTGAACCAGGAATGGCCGGTGTCAGTGCTCCTGAACGTCCCCACATTACAGAGAACGCTGGTCCTGTAGCAGTAAAATTTTTACTGGTAGAATTAAAGGAACATCCTTATGTAGCTGCTAAAAACAAGAAAAAATAA
- a CDS encoding SulP family inorganic anion transporter: MKQFFNLFNFKQKVDYKIEILAGLTVAMTMIPESLSFAILAGFPPLVGLYAAFIMGLVTSIFGGRPGLVSGGAGATVVVLIALMKSNGLDYVFAAVALAGVFQILVGLFKLGKFIRLVPQSVMYGFVNGLAIIIFMAQIEQFKTVLNGESVWLSGDSLYVMLGLVVLTISVVIGFSKITKAIPASLVAIIVVFITVLVFNIETKTVNDIASIKGSFPPFHIPNIPLSFEAFQIIFPYALIMAGVGLTEGLLTLNLVDEITETKGNSNRECIAQGSANILNGFFFGMGGCPMIAQTLVNLSAGSRARLSGIIAAITILLIILFGAPIIGQLPIAALVGVMMMVAIGTFEWASFRIINRMPKHDIFVLITVALITVVLHNLALAVLIGVIISALVFAWESAKRIRARKYIDENGVKYYEIYGPLFFGSTTAFLEKFDLVNDPDEVVIDFKESKIMDMSAIDALNKITERYAKVNKTIRLRHLSDNCRQLLQNADAIIDVNILEDPTYKVAVD; this comes from the coding sequence ATGAAGCAGTTTTTTAATTTATTCAATTTCAAACAAAAAGTAGATTATAAGATTGAGATATTGGCAGGACTTACCGTTGCCATGACTATGATTCCCGAGTCGCTTTCTTTTGCAATTTTGGCAGGTTTTCCTCCTTTGGTTGGTTTGTACGCTGCTTTTATAATGGGTTTAGTTACATCTATTTTTGGAGGCCGACCTGGATTAGTATCTGGAGGTGCTGGTGCTACAGTAGTGGTTTTGATAGCTTTGATGAAATCTAATGGGTTGGATTATGTTTTTGCGGCTGTAGCTTTGGCTGGGGTTTTTCAAATACTCGTTGGGTTATTTAAACTGGGTAAATTCATTCGTTTAGTGCCACAGTCGGTAATGTATGGTTTTGTAAATGGTTTGGCCATTATTATTTTTATGGCACAAATTGAGCAATTCAAAACGGTTCTTAATGGTGAGAGTGTTTGGCTTTCAGGTGACTCATTGTATGTGATGTTAGGCTTGGTGGTTTTAACCATTTCTGTAGTTATAGGTTTTTCTAAAATAACCAAAGCCATTCCTGCTTCTTTAGTGGCTATTATAGTTGTTTTTATAACTGTTTTGGTTTTTAATATAGAGACCAAAACGGTAAATGATATTGCTTCTATTAAAGGTAGTTTCCCTCCATTTCATATTCCGAATATTCCTTTGAGTTTTGAAGCATTTCAAATCATTTTTCCTTACGCTTTAATTATGGCTGGAGTAGGATTGACTGAAGGTTTGTTGACATTGAACTTGGTAGATGAAATAACGGAAACAAAAGGAAATAGTAATAGGGAGTGTATTGCCCAAGGGAGTGCAAATATTTTGAATGGATTTTTCTTCGGGATGGGTGGGTGTCCTATGATCGCTCAAACGCTTGTTAATCTTTCTGCAGGATCCAGAGCAAGGTTGTCAGGGATTATTGCTGCGATAACTATTTTATTAATTATATTGTTTGGAGCGCCTATTATTGGGCAATTGCCTATTGCGGCTCTGGTTGGGGTAATGATGATGGTGGCTATTGGAACTTTTGAATGGGCGAGTTTCCGTATTATTAATAGAATGCCCAAGCATGATATTTTTGTTTTAATTACGGTCGCTCTGATAACGGTTGTATTGCATAATTTGGCTTTGGCGGTTTTAATTGGAGTTATTATATCAGCTTTAGTCTTTGCATGGGAAAGTGCCAAACGAATTCGAGCCAGAAAATATATTGATGAAAATGGGGTTAAGTATTATGAAATATATGGACCACTATTCTTTGGTTCGACCACAGCATTTTTAGAGAAGTTTGATCTTGTTAATGATCCTGATGAGGTAGTTATCGATTTTAAAGAAAGCAAAATTATGGATATGAGTGCAATTGATGCCCTAAATAAAATTACGGAGCGTTATGCTAAAGTCAATAAAACGATTCGTTTGCGTCATTTAAGCGATAACTGCAGGCAATTATTGCAAAATGCCGATGCTATTATTGATGTGAATATTCTAGAAGATCCAACATATAAAGTGGCAGTAGATTGA
- a CDS encoding sulfurtransferase, with protein MTNPIVSAAWLMNHINDSEVIILDARLDQNQSNLENIHPNLQIKGARLFDIKNNFSDSNNPLPNTFPSQEKFTAECQKLGINKNSIIIVYDTLGIYSSPRAWWMFKTMGHSNVFVLDGGLPEWIKEGYPIEIRHETTNFLLGNFEAKLQPEFIKNKEQILENIATKEATLIDARSQDRFNATLEEPRAGLRSGHIPGSINVPYTELLKDGKYKSKEMLSEILNLDDQPLLFTCGSGITACIVLLACELISDNPKAVYDGSWTEWGSTNFPIEK; from the coding sequence ATGACAAATCCAATAGTTTCAGCAGCATGGCTTATGAATCATATAAACGATTCAGAAGTAATAATACTCGATGCAAGATTAGATCAAAATCAATCTAATTTGGAAAATATTCATCCAAATCTACAAATCAAAGGTGCTCGTTTATTTGATATAAAAAACAATTTTAGCGACAGTAACAATCCGTTACCCAATACTTTTCCGTCACAAGAAAAGTTTACTGCTGAATGTCAAAAATTAGGCATCAACAAAAACAGTATCATTATAGTTTATGATACCTTAGGAATTTATTCAAGCCCTAGAGCTTGGTGGATGTTTAAAACCATGGGACATTCTAATGTTTTTGTATTAGATGGCGGTCTCCCGGAATGGATCAAAGAAGGATATCCCATAGAAATTCGACATGAAACAACCAACTTCCTTCTTGGTAATTTTGAAGCTAAACTACAACCTGAATTCATAAAAAACAAAGAACAGATTCTTGAAAATATAGCAACCAAAGAAGCAACACTGATAGATGCAAGATCGCAAGACCGTTTTAATGCAACTCTCGAGGAACCTAGAGCTGGATTAAGAAGCGGACATATTCCCGGCTCCATAAACGTTCCTTATACAGAACTTTTGAAAGACGGAAAATACAAATCAAAAGAGATGCTGTCAGAAATTTTAAACCTGGACGACCAACCGTTGTTATTTACCTGTGGTTCCGGAATTACTGCTTGCATTGTATTATTAGCTTGTGAGCTGATTTCAGATAATCCTAAAGCCGTTTACGATGGCTCCTGGACAGAATGGGGATCAACTAATTTCCCTATTGAAAAATAA
- a CDS encoding RBBP9/YdeN family alpha/beta hydrolase, whose amino-acid sequence MKPHLLIIPGLGDSGENHWQSFWLKKFINSTKVIQDNWDEPQLEQWLYNLNKAIQKIEEPTILVAHSLAVSLVMHWVSQNNNPNIIGAMLVAPADVDSPEHTSDFLRNFAPIPTSKLPFPSVVIGTENDSYMSIERGIELANNWGSDFVNVGQKGHINSDSNLQYWEEGQVILEQLIAKITP is encoded by the coding sequence ATGAAACCGCACTTATTAATCATTCCGGGACTTGGCGATTCTGGAGAAAATCATTGGCAAAGCTTTTGGCTAAAAAAATTCATAAACTCTACCAAAGTTATACAAGATAACTGGGACGAACCTCAGCTCGAACAATGGCTGTATAATCTAAACAAAGCCATTCAAAAAATAGAAGAACCAACAATTTTAGTAGCACATAGTCTAGCCGTTTCGCTAGTAATGCACTGGGTTTCCCAAAACAATAATCCAAATATTATTGGCGCTATGCTTGTGGCACCCGCCGATGTAGATTCACCCGAACACACATCGGATTTCCTAAGAAACTTTGCTCCCATTCCTACCTCAAAACTCCCCTTCCCATCTGTAGTTATTGGAACCGAAAATGACTCTTATATGTCAATAGAAAGAGGAATAGAATTAGCCAACAATTGGGGAAGTGATTTTGTAAACGTAGGTCAAAAAGGACATATCAACTCTGATTCAAACCTTCAATATTGGGAAGAAGGACAAGTAATTTTAGAACAACTAATAGCCAAAATAACCCCCTAA
- a CDS encoding PUR family DNA/RNA-binding protein: protein MRENDMLEKEEIFSKVLRAGRRTYFFDVRATKADDYYITITESKKFTEEDGSFHFKKHKIYLYKEDFTAFSEILEDMTSYVLNHKGEEVISERHQKDFKKEYPSDKTNEDIVPNTSSFTDIEFDDI, encoded by the coding sequence ATGAGAGAAAATGATATGTTAGAAAAGGAAGAAATATTCTCAAAAGTTTTAAGAGCTGGAAGAAGAACCTATTTCTTCGATGTAAGGGCTACAAAAGCAGATGATTATTATATTACGATTACCGAAAGTAAAAAATTCACTGAGGAAGACGGATCATTCCATTTCAAGAAACATAAAATCTATCTATACAAAGAAGATTTTACTGCTTTCTCTGAAATTCTAGAAGACATGACTTCTTATGTTTTAAACCACAAAGGAGAAGAAGTAATCTCTGAAAGACACCAAAAAGATTTCAAAAAAGAATATCCTTCAGATAAAACAAATGAAGATATTGTACCAAATACATCTAGTTTTACTGATATCGAATTTGACGATATTTAA
- a CDS encoding ABC transporter ATP-binding protein: MKELRYLNKYFVKYKYSFLLGIIITIIAQIFSLFTPKLISKSFNQIEAFSKSKAVDSSIISQQLISNILLIIATTIVAGFLTFLMRQTLIVMSRHIEFDLKNEVFRQYENLSQNFYKQNRTGDLMNRISEDVSKVRMYVGPAVMYTINTVIRFAIVIGYMYNVSPRLTLYTILPLPILSYCIFKLSSEINKRSTTFQQYLSKVSSYTQEVFSGIRVIKAYSLENQHQANITDLATESKSKSLSLAKVQSLFGPLMLALIGVSNLVVIYFGGMMYIHGTIKSIGTIAEFILYINMLTWPVASLGWVSSMVQEAEASQKRLNEFLKIVPEIKNTNPSRSKIDGDITFDNVSYTYEDTHIKALQNITFNVHKGETLAILGKTGSGKSTILALLSRMYDVTSGQILIDNKEISQVNLFDLRNSIGVVPQDAFLFSDSIKNNIKFGKEEATDQEVEEAAKSAVVHDNIIGFNKGYDTILGERGITLSGGQKQRVSIARAIIKNPAILLFDDCLSAVDTETEEAILNNLYEICKNKTTIIVSHRVSSAKNADKIIILEDGKIIQQGSHNQLINEDGPYSALYLKQLSEKELL; encoded by the coding sequence ATGAAAGAATTACGTTATTTAAATAAATATTTCGTTAAATATAAATACAGCTTTTTACTTGGAATTATTATCACCATAATCGCACAAATATTTTCTTTGTTTACTCCTAAACTTATTAGTAAGTCCTTTAATCAAATCGAGGCATTTTCAAAAAGTAAAGCAGTAGACAGCTCCATTATAAGTCAACAATTAATATCGAACATTCTATTAATTATTGCAACCACCATTGTAGCCGGTTTCCTTACCTTCCTGATGAGACAAACCCTAATTGTAATGTCCCGTCATATTGAGTTTGATTTAAAAAATGAAGTATTTCGTCAATACGAGAACCTATCTCAAAATTTCTATAAACAAAACCGAACCGGTGATTTAATGAATCGCATTAGTGAAGATGTTTCTAAGGTAAGAATGTACGTTGGACCAGCTGTTATGTACACCATAAACACTGTTATTAGATTTGCCATTGTAATTGGTTATATGTACAATGTATCTCCTCGCCTTACTTTATATACAATTTTACCTTTACCAATATTATCCTATTGCATCTTCAAATTAAGTTCTGAGATTAATAAAAGATCAACCACATTTCAGCAATACCTATCTAAAGTTTCAAGCTATACACAAGAAGTTTTCTCTGGAATTAGAGTTATAAAAGCCTACTCTCTGGAAAATCAGCATCAAGCTAATATTACAGATTTAGCCACCGAAAGTAAAAGCAAAAGTTTAAGCTTAGCCAAAGTGCAATCTCTTTTTGGTCCTTTGATGCTCGCTCTGATAGGAGTAAGTAACTTAGTTGTAATTTATTTTGGAGGTATGATGTACATTCATGGTACCATAAAAAGCATTGGAACCATTGCTGAGTTTATTTTATACATAAACATGCTCACTTGGCCTGTTGCCTCTTTAGGATGGGTTTCCTCAATGGTTCAGGAAGCTGAAGCTTCTCAAAAGAGGTTGAATGAATTTTTAAAAATCGTTCCTGAAATAAAAAACACAAATCCTAGTAGATCTAAAATTGATGGGGATATTACTTTTGACAATGTAAGCTACACCTACGAAGACACTCATATAAAAGCACTTCAAAACATAACATTCAATGTACATAAAGGAGAAACTCTGGCAATACTAGGGAAAACAGGTTCAGGGAAATCTACTATTTTGGCCTTGTTATCAAGAATGTATGATGTTACGAGCGGACAAATTTTAATTGACAATAAAGAGATCAGTCAAGTCAATTTATTCGATTTGCGCAATAGCATAGGAGTTGTACCGCAGGATGCCTTTCTATTTTCGGACAGTATTAAAAACAATATCAAATTTGGAAAAGAAGAAGCCACTGATCAAGAAGTAGAAGAGGCTGCAAAAAGTGCCGTAGTTCATGACAATATTATAGGTTTTAATAAAGGATATGACACCATATTAGGAGAAAGAGGTATTACACTTTCCGGAGGTCAGAAACAACGAGTTTCTATTGCAAGGGCTATAATAAAAAATCCAGCCATTTTACTTTTTGATGATTGCCTATCTGCTGTCGATACCGAAACCGAAGAAGCTATTTTGAACAATCTTTACGAAATATGTAAGAATAAAACTACCATAATTGTAAGTCATAGGGTTTCATCGGCAAAAAATGCAGATAAAATCATCATTCTTGAAGACGGAAAAATTATACAACAAGGGTCTCATAATCAATTGATAAATGAAGACGGGCCTTATTCAGCGCTCTATTTAAAACAACTTTCGGAAAAAGAATTGCTTTAA
- a CDS encoding Glu/Leu/Phe/Val family dehydrogenase, protein MDATVATGKELQKMDPVFGQLSFNDHEQIVFCNDKDTGLKAIIGIHNSVMGPALGGTRMFNYANEWDALNDVLRLSRGMTYKAAITGLNIGGGKAVIMGDAKTHKTPELMRKFGEFVHSLSGRYITAEDVGMETSDMDLVRDVTPYVTGISEERGGSGNPSPVTAFGVYMGMKAAAKQQFGSEKLEGKKILVQGIGHVGETLVDYLTKEGAQVIIADINEEKLNEVASKYNAQIFTGDDLYSADVDIYAPCAMGATINDVTVNKIKAKVIAGAANNQLANENTHGLILQERGILYAPDFLINAGGIINVYAELAHYDKAEIMRKTENIFNTTLEIFDYAIANGITTHQAALNIAQNRIDLRKIENSKK, encoded by the coding sequence ATGGATGCTACTGTTGCAACTGGAAAAGAACTTCAAAAAATGGATCCTGTTTTTGGACAATTGTCTTTTAATGATCATGAGCAAATCGTATTTTGTAATGACAAAGATACAGGTTTAAAGGCAATTATTGGTATTCATAATTCGGTTATGGGACCTGCATTAGGAGGAACCCGTATGTTTAATTATGCCAATGAATGGGACGCTCTAAATGACGTTTTACGTCTTTCTAGAGGAATGACTTATAAAGCTGCGATTACTGGATTGAATATTGGTGGAGGTAAAGCCGTTATTATGGGCGATGCCAAAACTCATAAAACGCCTGAATTAATGCGCAAGTTTGGAGAATTTGTACATTCATTAAGCGGAAGATATATTACAGCTGAAGACGTAGGGATGGAAACATCGGATATGGATTTAGTGAGAGACGTAACACCATATGTTACTGGAATTTCTGAAGAAAGAGGAGGATCAGGGAATCCATCGCCAGTTACCGCTTTTGGGGTATATATGGGGATGAAAGCAGCTGCTAAACAACAATTTGGTTCAGAGAAATTAGAAGGCAAAAAAATATTGGTTCAAGGTATTGGGCACGTAGGAGAAACTTTGGTTGATTATTTGACAAAAGAAGGAGCTCAAGTTATTATTGCTGATATCAATGAAGAAAAATTGAATGAAGTTGCATCAAAATATAATGCTCAAATATTTACAGGAGATGATTTATACAGCGCCGATGTAGATATCTATGCGCCTTGTGCTATGGGGGCAACAATAAATGATGTTACTGTAAATAAAATAAAAGCAAAAGTGATTGCTGGTGCAGCTAACAACCAATTGGCAAACGAAAACACTCACGGATTAATTTTGCAAGAAAGAGGAATACTTTATGCTCCGGATTTCTTGATTAACGCTGGTGGAATTATCAATGTTTATGCTGAGTTAGCTCATTATGACAAAGCTGAAATTATGCGTAAAACCGAAAATATTTTTAATACTACATTAGAAATTTTTGATTATGCTATAGCAAACGGAATAACTACACATCAAGCGGCTTTGAATATTGCTCAAAATCGTATTGATTTAAGAAAGATAGAAAACAGTAAAAAATAG
- the nusB gene encoding transcription antitermination factor NusB: MQSIYAMHQNGSDNLEKEEKFLFHSIDAIQDLYLIMLSSLIEICKKETIFLHLSSKKHLATKEERNPNEKFIKNSIFQILAENNSLSIALENRSINNWTLNDDYIILLLNAIKESSLYAKYMSNNVNTFEEDKDFIVNIFTDVIVPNEKLYEYIEDDKLTWIDDVPLVNTHIIKQLKGIKQGEDDNFKVPKLYKDNEDKAYAKDLFRKTVLNESELTKEYVDKTPNWDSDRIAEIDTIILKMAICEFLKFPSIPVKVTLNEYLELAKEYSTPKSSIFINGILDNLVKELEKSKRIVKMGRGLM, translated from the coding sequence ATGCAATCCATTTATGCAATGCATCAAAATGGTTCTGATAATTTAGAGAAAGAAGAGAAATTTCTTTTTCATAGTATTGATGCCATCCAAGATTTATACCTTATCATGCTTTCTTCACTGATAGAAATCTGCAAAAAAGAAACTATATTTTTGCATCTATCAAGCAAAAAACACTTGGCTACAAAAGAAGAACGCAATCCTAATGAAAAATTCATTAAAAACAGCATTTTTCAAATTCTTGCAGAAAACAATTCCCTAAGTATTGCTCTGGAAAATCGTTCGATAAACAATTGGACCTTAAACGATGATTACATTATTCTACTTCTTAATGCTATAAAAGAAAGTAGTTTGTATGCTAAATACATGAGCAATAATGTAAACACTTTTGAGGAAGACAAAGATTTCATTGTTAATATATTCACGGATGTTATCGTTCCTAACGAAAAATTATACGAATATATTGAGGATGATAAACTAACTTGGATAGATGATGTTCCTTTGGTAAACACTCATATTATCAAGCAATTGAAAGGGATAAAGCAAGGTGAGGATGACAATTTTAAAGTTCCAAAATTGTACAAAGACAATGAAGATAAAGCTTATGCAAAAGACTTGTTCAGAAAAACGGTTTTGAATGAATCAGAGTTAACAAAAGAATATGTAGACAAAACGCCAAACTGGGATAGTGATAGGATTGCAGAGATCGATACGATTATTCTAAAAATGGCGATTTGTGAATTTTTGAAATTTCCTTCTATTCCTGTAAAAGTAACTCTTAATGAGTATTTAGAATTGGCCAAAGAATATTCTACCCCAAAAAGTAGTATTTTTATCAACGGGATATTAGATAATCTGGTAAAAGAACTGGAAAAAAGTAAAAGAATAGTTAAGATGGGAAGAGGTTTGATGTAA
- the yajC gene encoding preprotein translocase subunit YajC — protein MGQLTQFAPFLLMFVVIYFFMIRPQQKRAKNEKEFESGLKVGDKIVTKSGIHGKIAELADSTVIIETMAGKLKMERSAISMEMSAALNSKQ, from the coding sequence ATGGGACAATTAACTCAGTTTGCACCGTTTCTATTAATGTTTGTAGTGATCTATTTCTTTATGATCAGACCACAACAAAAAAGAGCTAAAAATGAAAAAGAATTTGAAAGCGGATTAAAAGTTGGTGATAAAATCGTTACAAAAAGTGGTATTCACGGGAAAATTGCTGAGCTTGCAGATTCTACTGTAATTATAGAAACTATGGCTGGAAAATTAAAAATGGAGCGTTCAGCTATCTCTATGGAAATGAGCGCTGCTTTGAATAGCAAACAATAA